CGGTCGTTGACCTCGACGACGTCGAATCCGACAGCGTGGGGCGCGACCACCCGAACGACCTCACGCATCTCGCGGGGGGTCAGCCCGAACGGCTCTTTGGTGCCCGTCCCGGGGGCGAAACCGGGGTCCGTCCCGTCGATGTCGACGCTCAGGTAGACGTCTCGTCCCGAGAGGCGCTCCGTCGCGTCGGTCGAGCCGAGCCACGTGCTTGCGTCCTCGGGCGCGACGACCGTGACGTCCCCCTCGGCGGCGCGCTCCCACTCTTCTTCGCTTCCCGTGCGAGCACCGACGACGATCGCCTCTTCGGCCGTCTCCAGTACTCGCCGGGTGATACAGGCGTGGGACCACTCGTCGCCGTCGTACTCGCTCCGGAGGTCCAGATGGGCGTCGATCGTGACGAACAGTTCGGGCTCGGTCGCTCGGACGCCCGCGGTGCTGACGGTGTGTTCGCCGCCCAGAAGCAGGGGGATCGCGTCGTCCCAGACGACGTCGCGAAGCACACCCGAGAGGTACTCGATGTATGCGGGCACGTCGTTCCAGGCGTGGACGTCACCGTGATCGGACACGGAGAGGGCAGAGAAGTGCCGGTCGGTCCGTCGGTCGTAGTCGTCGAACGCCTCGGCGAACGTTCGGATTCGATCGGGGCCGAACCGCGTGCCGGGCTGGAAACTCGTCGAGACGTCGAGGGGCGCGCCGACGACCACGTACTCGGCGTCCTCGCGTGGTGCCGACGCACCGGGAAACATCAGACGATCTTTCGCTGGCCTTCCATCTCGAGGTACTCGATGCTGTCCTCGGGCGAGAGGTCGGCATCGGAGGGCGTGCTGATCGTGATGGTCTCGTAGGTGTCGAGGTCCATCACCTGTGCGACGGTGTCGCTCTCGACGCTGATGACCTGGCCCTGCTTTCGCTCGATTATCGGGACGCGGATCTTCGCGTCGACGGGCTGGGAGAAGCTGCGTTTCTTGCTGTCGAAGACGCCCTTGCCTTCGACGCGGGCTTTCGCGCTGCCGTGTTTGCCCGGTTTCGCAGTACTGTAGTGGGTGATCTTACACGCCGCCTCGTCCATCATGACGTAGCCGCCCTCCTGCAGATCGCGAACCTGCTTTTGCTGCGTTACCATAGGGAGCGGTATCCACGGTAGCTGTATAAGTGGTTTGGAACGCGCTACTCGTGGCGTTCGATCACACGCCCGACCCGGTCGAGACCCTCCTCGAGGGCCTCGGTATTGAGTCCAAATCCGATCCGGAAGTACTCCTCGAAGCCGAAGAACTCCCCCGGTGCGAGCACGACGCTCTCTTCTTCGACGACCGCCCGACAGAACGATTTTCCATCGGGAAACCCCTCGGGCACGCTGACGAACCCGTTGACGCCGACGGGGTCGTGCCACGACAGCCCGTGTTCGTCGATCCACGCCGCCACCCGATCGTGATGCTCGCGCGCCAGCTCGCGGTTCTCTTCGAGGATCGCCTCCTCCTGTCCGCCCAGCGCCTGTTTCGCGACGTGCTGACCGAAGACCGACGGCGAGATCGTGGTGTAGTCCTTCCAGCGCACAGCCCCCTCGATCACTTCCTTTGGTCCGGCGATCCACCCGAAGCGAAGTCCGGCGAGCCCGTAGGCCTTCGTCAGGCTCGTCGTGCTGATCCCGTACTCGCCAAGCGAGGCCACCGGCGCGATCGACTCCTCTGCGAGCAGCCGGTAGACCTCATCACAGAGCAGGTACGTGTCGTTCTCTTCGGCGAGGTCGTACAGCGCCTCGACCGTTTCCTCCGAGTGGTACTTCCCGGTCGGGTTGTTTGGGTTGTTGAGCACGAGCAGACGGGTCTCGGGTCGAATCGCGTCCGCGACCGCATCGAGATCCAGCGTCCAGTCGGGCGCTTCGAGTTCGACCTGCGAGACCGCACAGATCGACTCGGGTACCGCAGAAAGCGCCTGATAGGTCGGCGTGACGACGACCGCGTGATCTCCGGGGTCGAGCAACGACCGGAAGACGAGGTAGTTCGCCTCCTGGGTTCCACAGGTGAAACAAACCTCCTCGGCCGACCGGCCGTAGCGCTCCCCGACTTCGGCACGGAACTCGGGATCGCCGTCGGTCGGAATCACGTAGCCGAGCTGTCCGGGGTCGGTGTCGAAGCGCTCTGCGGGGAGGCTTCGGATCCCGCTCTCGGCGAGCATGATATCGGCCTCGTGTTCGTACTCGTCGAACCAGCGTTCGAGCTCGAAGGGGGCGATCTCCATGCGGCGGCTACGGTGGTGCGTGTATCAACCCTGCCGGTCCATCCCGACTAACTCGGGGGCACACGCCTCGAAGCCGAACCGTTCGTAGAACTCCGGAACGTTCGCGATCAGGTTGACGTAGGCCGTCTCGGGGGCGTTCTCGTCGAGATACGCGAGCAGCTCCTCCATCACCCGCCGGCCGAGTCCCTCGCCCTGCCGGTTGGGATGGACGGCGATATCGACGATCTGATAGACGGTTGCCCCGTCGCCGACGATCCGTCCCATTCCGACCGCCCGCTCGCCGTCGCGGACGGTCACCGCGAACAGCTCGTTGCCCAGTCCGCGGCGGGCGGCCGCCTCGGTGTGGGGGTTCAACCCCGCGGCGCGGCGCAGCGAGACGAACTCCGCGGGCGTGGGCGGTTCGGTCTCGATTTCGTAGCTCATAGTCGGGTGGAAGGACGCGGGATCATACTGATCACTCCTCGCGGCGCCTTCGCATGCTCTGGCGGGTGAACTGCGGTCGGGCGCGGATCCCCTTGCGGCGGCTCTTGAACGACCGATAGAGCACGTAGATGATGAACACCGACACCAGCGCGGGGACGACGGCGGGCTGCCAGGCCCGAAACGCGTAGATGATCGACGTCGAGATGAGCGTCACCGAGAGGATCAGCCCGTAGATCAGCCGCTTTGCGAACCGGTCGAAGACGTTGTTCGGGTCCTCGATATCGACGTTGACTGCGACGTTCCCGCGTTCGAGTTTCGTCAGCGTGCGGTCGGCCGTCTGGGGCAGGCGGATCGATGCCCGCGTCGAATCCCACAGCTCCCGGCCGGTCTCCTCGGCGACCTGTTTTGCCGTCTCCTCGCGATAGCCCTCTTCCGAGAGGTACTCCGTCGCGGTTTCGATGAAGTCGAAGTCTGGATCGAGCGTGACACAGACACCCTCGACGACCGTCGCGACACGAAGGACCAACGCGAGGTTCGACGGCAACCGGAGGGGGAACTCGTAGATGGTGTTTTCGATCTGGCTGATGATCTGGTTGACGCGGTACTGTTCGATCTGCTCGCCGCGGACGTCCGCAATCGCCAGTTCCATCACCTCGCCCATCACCTGCCGGTCGGCTTCCGGGGAGAGGGTCCCCATCTCGATCAGGGTGTCCAGAATGGCGTCGATGTCCTGGTTGGCGACGGCGATGTAGAACTCGACGATCTTGCCCTGGATGAACGGGTCGACCCGCCCGCTCATCCCGAAGTCATAAAAGACGATCGCCCCGTCCTCGCGAACCGCGAGGTTGCCGGGATGGGGGTCGGCGTGGAAGACCCCGTCGTCGATGATCATCTGGAGGTAGGTCCGTTGCAGGGTTTCCGCGAGTTCGTGGCGGTCGATCCCCTTCTCGTCGAGTTCGCGGACGTTGCTGATCTTCGTCCCGCCGATGTACTCCATGGTGAGGACGCGTCCCGTCGAGTGGCTCTCGACTATCCCGGGGATCCGAACCCGGTCGTTGCCCGCGAAGTTCCCGCGGATCTCCCGGAGCATGTCGGCTTCCCGCTCGTAGTCCATCTCCTCGCGGATCGTCTTCGCGAACTCCTCCGAGAGGTTCTCCAGTGAGAACGCCTGAGCGTCCTGGACGAACCGCAACAGTAGGGGAAGGGAGAACTTGATCACCCGCAGGTCGGCCTCGATCAGCGACTCGATGTCGGGTCGCCGGACCTTCACCGCCACGAGCCGGTCGTCGATATAGGCCCGGTAGACCTGTCCGAGACTCGCGCCGCTGATCGCGTTGCGGTTGAACTCCGAAAAGCGCTCCTCGACGGGGCCCAGGTCCTCCTCGAGGACCTTCTTCGCTTCTGCCCACTCGGCGGGCGGGACCTCGTCTTGGAGCTTCGAGAGTTCCTCGATGTACGCCGGCGGGAGGACATCCGGGCGCGTCGAGAGCAACTGACCGAGTTTGATGAACGTCGGTCCCAGCGTCAACAGCGACTCCAACAGCCGATTTGCACGCTCGCGCTGGGTTTCGACGTCCACCTGCCGTCCGCGCCCGAAGAACACGAATCGGCGTCGATCCCGCGTATAGGCCCACAGCAACGGCAGGAACTGCCATGCAACGACGAAAAACCGGCGGTACGCACGGAGCCGTACCATCCGGGCCTATGCGTCCTCGATCGGGATGATCGTCTCCTCGGTCGGCGGTCGGCGGGGGATTTCCAGTTCGAGGACGCCCTGATCGAGGGTCGCGTGGGCGTCCTCGCCGATCGCGTCCGGGGGCAGGGGCAAGTCCAGATCCACGAACAGCGAACGGTCCTCGCGGACGTACTCGAAGTCAGCGGGGACCGTCTTCTCGCGGCGCGCTTCGACCCGAATCCGGCGGTCTTCGGTCGTGATCTCGGTGGTCTCGCCCGTCGTGCCGGGCAGGTCGATCACCACCAGATACGCCTCCTCACCTTCGAGCAGGTCGGCGAAAACGGCTTCGGGCAACTCCCGCAGGGCCTCGCGCAGCGCTGACATACCCGACGGTAGGGACGCGGGGGCGAAAAAGCCCGCGGTCAGGCGACGAACACGAGCAGGCAGATCCCCGCGACGAGCGCCCCCGGCACGAGATACAATCCGCCGCGACCGAGCGCGCGAAGCCCCGTCGCCCGCGGCGAGCGATCCGATACCAGCAGTCGGGTCCCCGATTCGACGTCCGCCCCGACCACCGCGTTGACGCTGCCCGCACGCCCCGATTCGGGTCGAGCCCGCCCGAGGACGTAGACAGCCCCGCCGGGCCGGAGCCGCCGTTCGGTGTAGCGCCGGTCCGTCCCCGTCGACAACGAGAGCGGTCCCACGTCGAGGTGGGTGTTCTCACTGGAGAGGTCGTCGTTGTCCTCGATGTACCGCCGGATCTGCTCGGACGGGGCGGTCCCGCCGTCGACACGGACTTCCTCGACGTCCCGCCCGAGCCGTACGTTGGCCGCGCGCGGATCGACGAGTACGCTCCCTGAGTCGTCCGCGAGCACGAACGGTCTCGACCGGGTTGCCGAATCGACCTCGGTCCACGAACCGCCGTGCTGGTTCGACTCGTACTCCTCGACGACGACCTCCGCGAGCAGGCACTCCGTGCCGGTAACGGGGCCCGGGACCGTCCCGTCTGTGGTCCGTGCGGTGCCGTGGAGTTCGATCGCTCCCTCCGAATCGGTCAGCAGATCGCTTACCCGCCCGGTCGGGGCCGAGAACACCCGGTAGGCGGTGTGGAACTCGCGGCCGGCGACGAGGATCGACCCGAGGACGACGACCCCACAGACCACGAGCACGAGGAACGCGATCGGGGAGGCGAGGACCATAGCCGAACGTCACGGTTTCTTGATGTAAACGTATCGGCGACGTGGGCTTTTATTCCCGGGGCCGCAACCCCCTCGTATGAGTCAGGACGACCTCCAGCGCTCGGGGTTCAAAGAGCGCACGCGGATCGACGAGGCCCGCGAGCGGTTGCTCGATCGAGTCACGCCACACGAGCGAAGCGAGCGGGTCTCGCTTGCGCGCGCGGACGGTCGGACGCTCGCCGCCCGCGTGTCGGCGCCCAAGCCCGTCCCGGGCTACGACCGGGCGGCGATGGACGGCTACGCGGTGCGCGCAGCGGACACCTTCGGCGCGAGCGAGCGCTCGCCGAACCTCTTGCGAGAGGGCGAGGACGTCGGTCCCGAGACCGCGGTTCAGGTTCACACGGGAAGCGAACTCCCCGCGGGCGCGGACGCGGTCGTGATGATCGAACAGGTGGCCGAAATCGGCGGCGAACTGGAGGTCAGCGACGCGGTCGCCGAGGGCGAGAACGTCGGGCCGACGGGGGAGGACGTATCGGAGGGCCAGACGCTCTACGAGCCGGGCCACCGGGTTCGGCCCTCGGATCTCGGCCTCCTGAAATCGGTCGGGCTGACGGACGTGGCGGTCCGCGAGCGACCCACCGTCTCGGTAATCCCGACCGGCGAGGAACTCGTTCAGGCGGACCCCCAACCGGGCGAGGTGATCGAGACGAACGCGCTAACCGTCTCGCGGTTCGTCGATCGCTGGGGCGGCCGGCCCACCTATCGGGATATCGTCACCGATGACCACGAGGCCCTTCGGGCGGCGATACAGCGCGACCTCACCAAGGACCTGATCGTCACGACAGGGGGGTCCTCGGTGGGCGAACGCGACCTCATCCCCGAGGTCGTCGACGACATCGGCGAGGTGCTCGTCCACGGTGTCGCCCTCAAACCGGGCCACCCGGTTGCCTTAGGTATCGTCGAGGATACTCCCGTACTGATGCTACCGGGCTATCCCGTCGCGTGCATCGTCAACGCCGTGCAGTTCCTCCGGCCGGCGCTCAAACGCGCGGGCGGGATGGCCTGTGAGGATCACCCCACGACCGAGGCGGCCCTCGAACGCAAGATCAGAAGCGAGCCCGGAATCCGGACGTTCGCGCGGGTGAAACTCGACCGGGACGGTGGGGAACCCACGGCGCTTCCCACGCGGGTCAGCGGCTCGGGCGTGCTTTCGAGCGTGGCGCTTGCGGACGGCTGGGTTGTCGTGCCCGAGGAGCGCGAGGGGATCGCCGAGGGCGAGACCGTCGCCGTCGAGAACTGGGAGTGGTCGCCATGAGTTCCGTCGGACGACTCGCTCACGACGTTCGCGAGGCTTCGACCGACGACACCGCTGGAAACGAGTTCCAGCGTGCTCACGAGAGCGTTGCTCGCATGAACCTCACGCTCACACCGGAGGTGCTCGCATGAGCGAGCGAAAGGAGTTCCGCGAACTCGTCCCCCCGGAAGAGGCCCACGAGGCGATCGCGTCGCTCGATGTCGGCGGCGGTACCGAGGAAGTCCCGCTGCGCGAAGCCCGCGGGCGGGTGCTCGCACAGCGAGTCGATGCCACGCTCGACGTGCCGGGGTTCGACCGCGCGAGCATGGACGGGTATGCTGTTCGTGCGCGCGACACCTTCGGCGCGGGCGAAGCCGACCCCGTCGTGCTCGAACTGTCGGGGGCGGTCCACGCCGGCGAGGAACCCGAGATCCGGGTTGAGGAAGGGGCCTGCGCGGAGATCTCGACGGGGGCCGTGATGCCCGAGGGTGCCGACGCGGTGGTGATGGTCGAGCGAACCGACGAGGTCGAAAACGGGATCGAGATCCGCACCTCGCTCGCGCCGGGCGATCACGTCATGCTCGCCGGCGCGGACGTCGCCGCCGGCGAGCGCGCACTCGGGCCCGGAACGCAGTTGACGTCACGGGAAATCGGCTTGCTGTCGGCACTGGGCGTCGATTCGGTGCCCGTGCGGGCGAAACCCCGCGTCGGGATCGTCTCGACGGGCGATGAGCTGGTGCGCCCGGGCGAGGCGGTCGCAAGCGAGCGCGGACAGATCTACGACGTCAACAGCTACACGGTCGCCACCGCCGTCGAGGAAGCGGGCGGCGAAGCGGTCCTCTATCCCCACGCCGGCGACGACTACGAGGAGATGGAGCGGATCCTCACCGAGGCCGCAGCGGAGTGCGATCTGGTGCTGTCCTCGGGCTCGACGTCGGCGAGCGCCGTCGACGTGATCTACCGCGTGATCGAGGACCAGGGTGAACTCCTGCTTCACGGCGTGGCGATCAAGCCCGGCAAACCCATGCTCGTCGGCGAGTTCCCTGACTCGGCGTACGTCGGCCTTCCCGGCTACCCGGTCTCGGCGCTCATGATCTTCCGGCACTTCGTTGCGGGCGCGATCCGCCGGGCTGCCGGCGTCCCCGAGCCGCCCACGGCGACCGTCGAGGCCGAAATGGCCGTCGAGGAGCGCTACGAGGAGGGACGTACCCGACTCATGCCCGTCGGTATCCTCGAAAGCCGTGGCCGCACCCTCGCGTATC
The DNA window shown above is from Halalkalicoccus jeotgali B3 and carries:
- the speB gene encoding agmatinase; the protein is MFPGASAPREDAEYVVVGAPLDVSTSFQPGTRFGPDRIRTFAEAFDDYDRRTDRHFSALSVSDHGDVHAWNDVPAYIEYLSGVLRDVVWDDAIPLLLGGEHTVSTAGVRATEPELFVTIDAHLDLRSEYDGDEWSHACITRRVLETAEEAIVVGARTGSEEEWERAAEGDVTVVAPEDASTWLGSTDATERLSGRDVYLSVDIDGTDPGFAPGTGTKEPFGLTPREMREVVRVVAPHAVGFDVVEVNDRDDGQAAALGGKLLREFVHEHANNRT
- a CDS encoding translation initiation factor IF-5A produces the protein MVTQQKQVRDLQEGGYVMMDEAACKITHYSTAKPGKHGSAKARVEGKGVFDSKKRSFSQPVDAKIRVPIIERKQGQVISVESDTVAQVMDLDTYETITISTPSDADLSPEDSIEYLEMEGQRKIV
- a CDS encoding aminotransferase class I/II-fold pyridoxal phosphate-dependent enzyme; protein product: MEIAPFELERWFDEYEHEADIMLAESGIRSLPAERFDTDPGQLGYVIPTDGDPEFRAEVGERYGRSAEEVCFTCGTQEANYLVFRSLLDPGDHAVVVTPTYQALSAVPESICAVSQVELEAPDWTLDLDAVADAIRPETRLLVLNNPNNPTGKYHSEETVEALYDLAEENDTYLLCDEVYRLLAEESIAPVASLGEYGISTTSLTKAYGLAGLRFGWIAGPKEVIEGAVRWKDYTTISPSVFGQHVAKQALGGQEEAILEENRELAREHHDRVAAWIDEHGLSWHDPVGVNGFVSVPEGFPDGKSFCRAVVEEESVVLAPGEFFGFEEYFRIGFGLNTEALEEGLDRVGRVIERHE
- a CDS encoding GNAT family N-acetyltransferase, with amino-acid sequence MSYEIETEPPTPAEFVSLRRAAGLNPHTEAAARRGLGNELFAVTVRDGERAVGMGRIVGDGATVYQIVDIAVHPNRQGEGLGRRVMEELLAYLDENAPETAYVNLIANVPEFYERFGFEACAPELVGMDRQG
- a CDS encoding ABC1 kinase family protein, whose amino-acid sequence is MVRLRAYRRFFVVAWQFLPLLWAYTRDRRRFVFFGRGRQVDVETQRERANRLLESLLTLGPTFIKLGQLLSTRPDVLPPAYIEELSKLQDEVPPAEWAEAKKVLEEDLGPVEERFSEFNRNAISGASLGQVYRAYIDDRLVAVKVRRPDIESLIEADLRVIKFSLPLLLRFVQDAQAFSLENLSEEFAKTIREEMDYEREADMLREIRGNFAGNDRVRIPGIVESHSTGRVLTMEYIGGTKISNVRELDEKGIDRHELAETLQRTYLQMIIDDGVFHADPHPGNLAVREDGAIVFYDFGMSGRVDPFIQGKIVEFYIAVANQDIDAILDTLIEMGTLSPEADRQVMGEVMELAIADVRGEQIEQYRVNQIISQIENTIYEFPLRLPSNLALVLRVATVVEGVCVTLDPDFDFIETATEYLSEEGYREETAKQVAEETGRELWDSTRASIRLPQTADRTLTKLERGNVAVNVDIEDPNNVFDRFAKRLIYGLILSVTLISTSIIYAFRAWQPAVVPALVSVFIIYVLYRSFKSRRKGIRARPQFTRQSMRRRREE
- a CDS encoding Hsp20/alpha crystallin family protein; this encodes MSALREALRELPEAVFADLLEGEEAYLVVIDLPGTTGETTEITTEDRRIRVEARREKTVPADFEYVREDRSLFVDLDLPLPPDAIGEDAHATLDQGVLELEIPRRPPTEETIIPIEDA
- a CDS encoding GIDE domain-containing protein, which gives rise to MVLASPIAFLVLVVCGVVVLGSILVAGREFHTAYRVFSAPTGRVSDLLTDSEGAIELHGTARTTDGTVPGPVTGTECLLAEVVVEEYESNQHGGSWTEVDSATRSRPFVLADDSGSVLVDPRAANVRLGRDVEEVRVDGGTAPSEQIRRYIEDNDDLSSENTHLDVGPLSLSTGTDRRYTERRLRPGGAVYVLGRARPESGRAGSVNAVVGADVESGTRLLVSDRSPRATGLRALGRGGLYLVPGALVAGICLLVFVA
- a CDS encoding molybdopterin molybdotransferase MoeA yields the protein MSQDDLQRSGFKERTRIDEARERLLDRVTPHERSERVSLARADGRTLAARVSAPKPVPGYDRAAMDGYAVRAADTFGASERSPNLLREGEDVGPETAVQVHTGSELPAGADAVVMIEQVAEIGGELEVSDAVAEGENVGPTGEDVSEGQTLYEPGHRVRPSDLGLLKSVGLTDVAVRERPTVSVIPTGEELVQADPQPGEVIETNALTVSRFVDRWGGRPTYRDIVTDDHEALRAAIQRDLTKDLIVTTGGSSVGERDLIPEVVDDIGEVLVHGVALKPGHPVALGIVEDTPVLMLPGYPVACIVNAVQFLRPALKRAGGMACEDHPTTEAALERKIRSEPGIRTFARVKLDRDGGEPTALPTRVSGSGVLSSVALADGWVVVPEEREGIAEGETVAVENWEWSP
- a CDS encoding molybdopterin biosynthesis protein, yielding MSERKEFRELVPPEEAHEAIASLDVGGGTEEVPLREARGRVLAQRVDATLDVPGFDRASMDGYAVRARDTFGAGEADPVVLELSGAVHAGEEPEIRVEEGACAEISTGAVMPEGADAVVMVERTDEVENGIEIRTSLAPGDHVMLAGADVAAGERALGPGTQLTSREIGLLSALGVDSVPVRAKPRVGIVSTGDELVRPGEAVASERGQIYDVNSYTVATAVEEAGGEAVLYPHAGDDYEEMERILTEAAAECDLVLSSGSTSASAVDVIYRVIEDQGELLLHGVAIKPGKPMLVGEFPDSAYVGLPGYPVSALMIFRHFVAGAIRRAAGVPEPPTATVEAEMAVEERYEEGRTRLMPVGILESRGRTLAYPVDKGSGATTSLVEADGIVEVDSDTAYLDPGEPVSVTLFSPDVRPPTVFGVGEDDPTLSNLLDDLDRPRYLAIGGRQGRRRLAQGVPDFAVVTGGSDDIEATELGAWTREWGLVVGSGNPEGIEGLSDLVDRELRFVNRPTDAGLRTTLSKAIEQLAAARGESRTELVERIDGFELAARAQESPARKVAAGGADAGLGLRSTAEKLDLDFVALGEERVRVLANPDRVGKRGVEALKNALANVDPELPGVGR